In Mesorhizobium sp. J428, the genomic window CGGCCGAGCCGAAACCGCTCGCCTATGGCGCGTTCTGGGCCTCGCTCGGCTGGCATGGCGACGGCTTCGACCGCAATGCGCTGCAGCAGCGCTACGACCGGGCGCGGGTGATGATCGGCGTGCTGCCGATCGGCCGCATCGCGCCGGCCGGCGACGAGATGGCCGCCTTCTTCTGGAGCCTGAAGCCGGCGCAGGCGGACGAGGTAAAGGCGCGCGGAATCAACGCCTGGAAGGACGAGGTGGCCCGGCACTGGCCGCAGTGCGCGCCCTATCTCGGGCAGATCGCCTCCTTCGACGAGCTGACGCTCGCGCGCTACGGCCACCACACGCTGAAGACGCCGGCCGGGCGGAACCTTGCCGTCATCGGCGACGCGGCGCATTCGACCAGCCCGCAGCTGGGGCAGGGCGCCAACATGGCGCTGCTGGATGCGGCCGCGCTCGCGCATGCGCTGCGCGCCTATTCCGACATTCCAAACGCGCTGTCCGCCTATGCGGCGACGCGGCGCTTCCATGTCAGGCTGTTCCAGGCGCTGTCGTATTTCCTGACGCCATTCTACCAGTCGGACTCCGTCCTTGTGCCCTATCTCCGCGACACGCTGGTCTCGACCGTGGCCAAGGTGCCGCCGGCGCCGCGCATCCTGGCGCTGATGGTGTCCGGCATGCTGGCGCGTCCGCTCGCCTCGACGGGCCTGATCGAGGCCGACTGGGCCAAGTTTTCGGCGGCCGGCGAGCCGCGGCTGGGCTGACGCGCGGGGAGTGCCCATTCCGGCGATTTGCCGCTTGCTTCGGCTGCGCCGATGGATTATCGGGTCCGAACCGTAACGTTCGTTACGCCTTCGGAGCGTGTGCTTGAACCTTTCAACCGTCCAGTCCGGCGCAGAGCCGACGCCGCGCCAGCGCGAGGTGCTGGACGTCGTGCTCGCGCTGCTCGTGGAGGACGGCGACAAGGTGACGATGAGCGCGGTGTCGCGCCGCGCCTCCTGCTCCAAGGAAACCCTCTACAAATGGTTCGGTGACCGCGACGGGCTGCTGACGGCCACCGTGCGCTGGCAGGCGTCGAAGGTGAGGGCGGGCAACTGG contains:
- a CDS encoding NAD(P)/FAD-dependent oxidoreductase, whose protein sequence is MAHIHRIAIVGAGPAGLAAALLLARDGHQVEILERYEAPKPLGSGLILQPTGLCVLSSLGLMPAMLAQGARIERLYGADASTGRMPVLDVRYDALPGGRFGLAVHRAALFNVLHDAVVAAGIPIRTSTEATTIEVSSLGATLFGDKGGSLGTWDLVVDASGSKSRLKASSYRPAEPKPLAYGAFWASLGWHGDGFDRNALQQRYDRARVMIGVLPIGRIAPAGDEMAAFFWSLKPAQADEVKARGINAWKDEVARHWPQCAPYLGQIASFDELTLARYGHHTLKTPAGRNLAVIGDAAHSTSPQLGQGANMALLDAAALAHALRAYSDIPNALSAYAATRRFHVRLFQALSYFLTPFYQSDSVLVPYLRDTLVSTVAKVPPAPRILALMVSGMLARPLASTGLIEADWAKFSAAGEPRLG